Below is a window of Allomuricauda ruestringensis DSM 13258 DNA.
TCTATTGTCGCAATAAATAGGAGATTTCCAACCTGAAGCCCATGTAAAAGGATTTTCAGGTTCCAACTTAATTGCATTAATTTGTAATAACAGTTCAGCTGTTTTTTTTGCGATTTGTTTATCTAAAACCATTGCGCAAATGTATGAAGTTTTTGTTAATGAGGCCCCACTGATTTTAACAAACGAGCGCCCTCAGGATTCCAATGGTAATTTGTTCTCTTTGGATGGTGATTCTATTGTTGAGGCAATTCGGTTATTGTCCAAAAAGAAGTTGAAAAAAGCGTATCTCTACCATCCTGATGATAAAAAAATCCTAAAGCTTTTTATGCACAAGATTCCAGTAGTGGTTGCCGGCGGTGGATTTGTAATTAATAAAAAGGGCAAGGTTCTTTTTATTTACAGAAACGGAAAGTGGGATTTGCCAAAGGGAAAAGTGGACAAGGGAGAATCCATAGAAAATGCTGCGATCAGGGAAGTTGAGGAGGAAACCGGTGTAAAAAATCTTGTGATTGAAAGATTTCTTCACACAACGTTCCACATATTTAAAAGAAACGGGGAATACCGATTGAAGCAGACGCATTGGTTTATTATGTCGACCGATTACACCGGAAAATTGGTGGCCGAAAAAGCCGAAGGCATCAAAAAGGTAAAGTGGAAAGGCCCCAAAAAAACCAAAAAGGCATTAAAGAACTCTTACCATAACATTAAGGTGTTGTTTGATGATTGGCCTTTTAATTAGTTAACAAACCTGCGGCTTCACTGTTTTTTGCTATTCTGAAAATAGGGTAGGTGAGGTAGGCTTCTTCAAAATGTACAGAACGTTCAAAAATCCAATTCAATTGTGCGTACCAATTGTTGGCAAAATTAAGGTCGTTTTCTTTTTTCATTTCAAACCCCCGAAGTAACAAAGAGTCTTTTTGCAGCATTTCCAAAGCTACATCTTCAAAAACGTAAGGGGAGAACCCTTCTTTGCGTTGCAGTACGGTATCAAAAAAGTTCCAGTTAAAGAATGAGTCGGCTCCCTGCGGTTCCAATGTCTCCAAAAGAAATCTGATTCCTGGTTGACGGGTGGGCACCAACAGATCACCTTCCCTAAAATGAACTTTTTTAATGATTTTTTCCACTTGGGTGTCGGAGTGCAGGTAATGACCTTCATAAGGTTCATTTCTGGTATTGTAATCCACTATTTTGTAAACTTCTACGGAAAGGGTGGTATCTTTTGCTATGGATGAATATTGAATTTTGTTGGCATCCAACCGCTCTATGACCTTTTTCCAACTCTTTTTTACGATATAGGCTTCTGGAACCTTAACTGTGTCCACTGGATAAAAGTAATCTTGGTATACCGTCTCTTTGGTGAACGGCTTATCTCGGTTGTACTTTAATCTTGGAAGTCCGGTTACTTCGCTAGTGATCTGTTCAGCTTCAAACCCTTTAAAATTTAGGGCACTGGTTTTTGTGGTGTCCACTTGCCAGTTAAAATAATATTCGGCAAGGTCCAGGTTTTTTTCCAAAGTTTCTTTTCGGAGGGATTTTATGTCCTCGTGCTCAACTTCTACTACATCAATAAGACTCTGCATTAGGGCATAAGTACCTTCAACACGTTGTTTGTAGGGTTTTAACATGTGTGTTTCTACCATTAAACCCAAGGTGCTCCATAGTGTTGTATATCCTGTAGAGTATCGGGGGTGATCCATAAATTGGGTAAATCCCATTTCGGGAGGGACATTGAATACATTTACATAAGGGGTAATGTCCCATTCCTTTTCCGCTAAAGAATTTTCAAGAGCTGGCATTAAAGTATTGTGCAGGTATTTGCCCATTTCACCGCCCAATTTATTGTGTTGGGTAAAAAGGTGGGTCAAGGTGTATTGGTAATCTGCTCCATTGCTTACATGGTTATCTATAAAAACATCGGGTTTTACCCTATGGAATATCTGCGCAAAGGTCTTGGCGTTTTGGGTATCCATTTTGATGAAATCCCGATTAAGGTCGTAATTGCGGGCATTTCCCCGAAACCCATATTCAAAAGGTCCATTTTGATTGGCCCTGGTGGTGGAGTTGCGATTAAGTGAGCCACCCACGTTATAGATGGGAATGGTGACCAATACCGTATTTTTGGGTGTGGGCAGTTTACCGGTGGCCAAGTCCCTGTAAAGCATCATGGTGGCATCTATACCATCACTTTCGCCCGGGTGTATTCCATTGTTTATTAGGATAATGGTTTTTTCCTTGCGAATATTTTCATAATTAAAATCCCCATCTGGGTTAAATGTTACCGTGTGCAGCGGGTAACCGCTATCCGTTTTCCCAATGGTATGAATGTTTATCTCGGGAAATTCACGGGCAAGGGCAATGTAATAGTCAATGGTTTGTTTATAAGTGGCCGTTTCCTTTCCGTCCGATGATTCATAATGGGTCGGATACGAGGGCTTTTCATCCTGCGTTTCAGATTCGCAGGAGATCAAAAGAAAAAGAGCCGTTAAGAAAATTATATACTTCAAAATATTATGGGAACTTTGGTTCGCACAAAAACCTGTTTGGCGGTACCAAAAATACAGAATATTATAATTTAAGAAGCTACGTTGATACAAACAAGGTCGGTTGGCTCAATTTTAAAAATAGGTTTGTTCTTAAAATTGAGGACATGTGGACACTTGTCTTTGAAACTATTCCATTTTTTGTAGTCTGCAGGATCAATGGAAGATGTAATCATATTGATTACGACATGCCCATCAACATCCAAAGCGATAAATTCATCAAGAAACCCCCAACCGTCCATAATGGGCATATTGATGTCGAGAAAAATGACATCTGGAATGTTTTCTCCTTTCTCTTGTCTTTCCTTTATGGCTTCATAAGCTTCGTGCCCGTTTTGAAATATTTGAACATCATCACAATGAGTAACCGATCGTAACATTTTTTTAATGCCAAATACGGTAATGGGATCATCGTCCACAATAAAAATACAACTAACTTTCTTCATTAAAATAAACATTGAACGTAGTGCCCTTGTCAACTTCGCTTTGCACTGTTATACTTCCGCCCATGGCCTCAATTTGGTTCCTTACAAGGTATAGGCCAAAGCCTTTGGCATCTTTTCTGTTGTGGAATGTTTTGTACATTCCAAAAATTTTGTCACCGTATTTGTCTAAATTTATTCCCAGTCCATTGTCGGAAACGCTCAACTCTATCCCTTCGTTGGACTTTATGGCATTTATGGTAATCAATGGTTCTCTATTGGGACTTTTATATTTGATTGCGTTGGAAACAAGGTTCAATACAATGCTGTCCAAATAGGCAGGTACGCAGTTCACCTCAATATTTTCCGATATATTGTTTATAACTTGAGATTTATTTTCTTCCAAAAGGGCAGAAAGGTTTTCTAGTACCTTTGTGACATTATTTTTTAGATTGAGCGGTTTTTTTGTTACCGATGTTTTGGTGTTGACGTCTACCACTTGGTTTAAGTTTTCCAAGGTTTCCAACAAGTTGTCCGAAGCCTGTGAGAGCATTTTTAAAATACGTTTACGTTCTTCAGCATCCTTTTCCGAGTTTAAAAAGCCCAGAAGCATGGAGAAATTAGCGGAATGTGACCTCAAATTATGGGAAACAATATGTGCAAAACTGATAAGTTTTTGGTTTTGCATAGAGGTGATATTGATTAAATTCCGCAACTGTTCCTCTTTCTTTTTTATATTGGTAATGTCCAAACTCATTCCAATGAGTCCACAAACTTTCCCATCTAGGTCAAAATATGGAATTTTAGATGTAAGAAAATAAATGGTTTTTCCATGCACAGTACTAGCGGTCTCTTTCCCTATTATTGGAGTTAGGTGCTTCATCACCTGAAGATCTTCTTCCCTGAAAATTTTGGCCGTTTCTTCGCTGTATAGGTCAAAATCGGTTTTACCAATGACTTGTTCTGGTTTTTTATTGAGAAACTGGCACTCCCCCTTGTTGACCAACACTTTTCTGGATTCCAAATCTTTCACATACACATTCAATGGAAGGCTATCTACCAATGTGGAGAGCAATTGTTGGTGTTCCTTTACTTTGGTTTCGGCCGTTACCTGATCATGTATGTCCTTTATAGTGCCAAAAACCTTAACTGCTTTTCCGTTTTCTATAATCGGTTTTCCTGTTATACGGACCCATCTTTCTTCACCATGGAATGTAACAATCATTAACTTGACATCATAAGATTGATGGCTTAGGGCAATTTTATGGAAAAGCATGGATGCTTTATTTCGGCTATACCCTGGTTTATAGAAATTTATGGCCTCTATTATGGTTGGTTCGAAGCACTCGGGTACTTGGTGAATTCGTTTTGT
It encodes the following:
- a CDS encoding response regulator, translating into MKKVSCIFIVDDDPITVFGIKKMLRSVTHCDDVQIFQNGHEAYEAIKERQEKGENIPDVIFLDINMPIMDGWGFLDEFIALDVDGHVVINMITSSIDPADYKKWNSFKDKCPHVLNFKNKPIFKIEPTDLVCINVAS
- a CDS encoding NUDIX hydrolase, which gives rise to MYEVFVNEAPLILTNERPQDSNGNLFSLDGDSIVEAIRLLSKKKLKKAYLYHPDDKKILKLFMHKIPVVVAGGGFVINKKGKVLFIYRNGKWDLPKGKVDKGESIENAAIREVEEETGVKNLVIERFLHTTFHIFKRNGEYRLKQTHWFIMSTDYTGKLVAEKAEGIKKVKWKGPKKTKKALKNSYHNIKVLFDDWPFN
- a CDS encoding PAS domain-containing protein; the encoded protein is MKAVERVDQFYLLKQLPKATALLCKKGIVQDASCSWLEIFGQSLQDKNHQTKIFPLYPEILDLEKKLKEHTPFSLKHKIKSSKGTRHLKSYFAPWFDEKENVIGTIVQTDDITSEVEKEQQIDWLNNILETKVEVSKTGWWEYEIDEEKLTWCKETKRIHQVPECFEPTIIEAINFYKPGYSRNKASMLFHKIALSHQSYDVKLMIVTFHGEERWVRITGKPIIENGKAVKVFGTIKDIHDQVTAETKVKEHQQLLSTLVDSLPLNVYVKDLESRKVLVNKGECQFLNKKPEQVIGKTDFDLYSEETAKIFREEDLQVMKHLTPIIGKETASTVHGKTIYFLTSKIPYFDLDGKVCGLIGMSLDITNIKKKEEQLRNLINITSMQNQKLISFAHIVSHNLRSHSANFSMLLGFLNSEKDAEERKRILKMLSQASDNLLETLENLNQVVDVNTKTSVTKKPLNLKNNVTKVLENLSALLEENKSQVINNISENIEVNCVPAYLDSIVLNLVSNAIKYKSPNREPLITINAIKSNEGIELSVSDNGLGINLDKYGDKIFGMYKTFHNRKDAKGFGLYLVRNQIEAMGGSITVQSEVDKGTTFNVYFNEES
- a CDS encoding M14 family metallopeptidase, translated to MKYIIFLTALFLLISCESETQDEKPSYPTHYESSDGKETATYKQTIDYYIALAREFPEINIHTIGKTDSGYPLHTVTFNPDGDFNYENIRKEKTIILINNGIHPGESDGIDATMMLYRDLATGKLPTPKNTVLVTIPIYNVGGSLNRNSTTRANQNGPFEYGFRGNARNYDLNRDFIKMDTQNAKTFAQIFHRVKPDVFIDNHVSNGADYQYTLTHLFTQHNKLGGEMGKYLHNTLMPALENSLAEKEWDITPYVNVFNVPPEMGFTQFMDHPRYSTGYTTLWSTLGLMVETHMLKPYKQRVEGTYALMQSLIDVVEVEHEDIKSLRKETLEKNLDLAEYYFNWQVDTTKTSALNFKGFEAEQITSEVTGLPRLKYNRDKPFTKETVYQDYFYPVDTVKVPEAYIVKKSWKKVIERLDANKIQYSSIAKDTTLSVEVYKIVDYNTRNEPYEGHYLHSDTQVEKIIKKVHFREGDLLVPTRQPGIRFLLETLEPQGADSFFNWNFFDTVLQRKEGFSPYVFEDVALEMLQKDSLLLRGFEMKKENDLNFANNWYAQLNWIFERSVHFEEAYLTYPIFRIAKNSEAAGLLTN